A window of the Theileria parva strain Muguga chromosome 2, complete sequence, whole genome shotgun sequence genome harbors these coding sequences:
- the VPS9A gene encoding Vacuolar sorting protein 9 (VPS9) domain protein, which yields MVQEFELSDSPTLQENVKSSPDKTLSPMNYNSEEDTDRSWRFSASDKSSSFPYHKGLNKTVSVDTTLDSSHSLNYADSCETYNSSTESLDSSTYIRPETPYNRFLERLKDPSCHDIVTAIKGLVVMLPGNMARSEVATISHNFIDIYAPKLLSLEVFSKLTDEEKLETVECFEKFTMQKLYPQCYRMDPMDAIEDERLQIQMLCLNWIEPHHLEITTMGDVNILKEAQNHLKNLYKYRSPRDKLIIILNFCRLVVYSIQKVTDKDVSCDEAFPLLILTIILTNPVELQSCIEFIQYFRHPSRHISEEAYAFTLLVSAVEFIREIGTSSHLKINTQDFQNKYNQNKLKYESRLQRLNSLVKTNSTETVSNNTLNTVNNSVNNNTNSANLFDQLKKFNLSTLFKMPLFKQDKKDVYDIIETLEYLESYLLDLPLTYQFKENSLDSPDLISDWRALVAMKNHITETIANVKTQAKKLL from the exons atGGTCCAGGAGTTTGAACTTTCAGACTCACCAACGCTCCAAG AGAATGTTAAATCTTCGCCTGATAAAACACTTTCACCTATGAATTACAATTCTGAGGAGGATACAGACCGCTCTTGGCGTTTCTCTGCGAGTGATAAGTCGTCTTCCTTCCCGTACCATAAGGGCTTAAATAAGACTGTTAGTGTTGATACGACTTTGGATAGTTCCCATTCCTTAAATTACGCCGACTCCTGCGAAACTTACAACTCGTCCACAGAATCTCTAGATTCAA GCACATATATTAGGCCTGAGACACCTTACAATAGGTTTCTTGAACGTCTTAAAGATCCCTCTTGCCATGATATTGTCACAGCCATTAAAGG ATTGGTGGTGATGTTACCTGGTAATATGGCTCGTAGTGAAGTTGCTACAATATCTCACAACTTCATCGATATATACGCACCTAAACTACTGTCG ttggAAGTATTTTCTAAATTGACCGATGAGGAGAAATTGGAGACAGTTGAATGTTTCGAAAAGTTCACAATGCAAAAACTCTATCCACA GTGTTATCGTATGGACCCTATGGATGCAATAGAAGATGAAAGGCTACAAATACAGATGTTATGTTTAAACTGGATAGAGCCGCATCATTTGGAAATTACTACAATGGGCGATgtaaacattttaaaagaggcccaaaatcatttaaagaatttatataaatacagATCACCAAGAGACAAGCTGATTATTATCCTTAATTTCTGCCGACTTGTGGTCTATTCAATACAGAAAGTCAC TGATAAGGACGTGAGTTGTGATGAGGCATTTCCACTCCTGATCTTGACGATAATATTGACAAACCCGGTGGAACTGCAGTCTTGCATAGAATTCATCCAGTATTTCAGACATCCAAGTCGACACATATCAGAAGAGGCATATGCGTTCACACTTCTAGTATCAGCTGTTGAGTTTATCAGGGAAATTGGAACCAGCTCACACCTGAAGATAAATACACAAGACTTCcagaataaatataatcAGAACAAATTAAAGTATGAGTCAAGGCTGCAAAGGTTAAACAGTTTAGTGAAAACCAACTCGACTGAAACAGTGAGTAATAATACGCTCAATACTGTAAACAACTCAGTGAATAATAACACCAACTCAGCAAACTTGTTTGACCAACTTAAGAAGTTTAACCTGTCAACCCTATTTAAAATGCCCTTGTTTAAGCAAGATAAGAAGGACGTGTACGACATCATTGAAACACTGGAATACCTGGAAAGCTACCTGCTTGACCTGCCCTTAACTTACCAGTTCAAGGAGAATAGCTTGGACTCGCCTGACCTCATCAGTGACTGGAGAGCTCTTGTTGCAATGAAAAACCACATCACTGAAACCATCGCTAATGTTAAAACACAAGCCAAAAAgcttttataa
- a CDS encoding putative integral membrane protein: MRARFLLKTTIYFLIATITGPFFDNWTTTEKFLFQSDAYTSKCDESDIVGPPTDTFRCEKQQIAISSLLSYARMFEFASSVTTGIFVDYFGPRIVAIGGVFLCTLSWIFLVMFPKSGAMLRIAMILIGLTSNATLFPALTIERYTKKYKPQVMIFVGSSSSFTCFVIKLVELAARKTPMSPKMVGLVFIFVFLLPCLIGSFLFFPDNLNDDAKRYLKYEEGREGDTEECLEPDTDESEGLKYNELSKQVSVISLAHSRSYSSKSGRSSGKLSKSVESRSSHSKSVGSKASQSKSCEITKRNSFNSNVGSIMVSDENMKENMETEELAETKSRWTFKGFLQELKSVEVILSTLYFSLNVISITYSQQSYTIIYSADSFLLQFAEYVLPFSFIPCILFMFITRCISPYTLIMGIGVIWALMQLCSMFYDYTAGIFIVIFFNICYSIYNTQVYIYIESVVNKDYYSSVLGFLNTMGGFSLLLNIFLISPITDKNVIWTINLTLLVLRVLFLFVFTFIFLRKHRGKWEIIKPTTS; encoded by the coding sequence ATGAGGGCACGGTTTTTACTGAAAACAACCATTTACTTTTTAATCGCAACAATAACAGGTCCGTTTTTCGATAACTGGACGACAACAGAGAAGTTTCTATTCCAAAGTGACGCATACACATCAAAATGTGATGAAAGTGACATTGTGGGCCCACCAACTGATACCTTCAGGTGTGAAAAGCAACAAATTGCAATCAGCTCACTGCTGTCATACGCGAGGATGTTCGAGTTTGCATCCTCAGTAACAACTGGGATTTTCGTAGACTATTTCGGGCCACGAATAGTGGCGATTGGCGGCGTTTTCCTGTGCACGCTGTCATGGATCTTCCTGGTCATGTTCCCGAAGTCGGGAGCAATGCTGAGGATCGCAATGATATTGATAGGCTTGACTTCCAATGCCACACTGTTCCCAGCCCTGACAATAGAAAGATATACCAAGAAGTACAAACCTCAAGTGATGATATTTGTGGGTTCTTCATCATCGTTCACCTGCTTTGTTATTAAGTTGGTGGAATTAGCGGCAAGAAAAACACCAATGTCACCAAAGATGGTTGGACTCGTATTCATATTCGTCTTTTTGTTGCCGTGCCTGATTGGTTCTTTTCTGTTCTTCCCAGATAACTTGAATGATGACGCGAAGCGATATTTAAAGTACGAAGAAGGGCGGGAAGGAGATACGGAGGAGTGCTTAGAACCAGATACTGACGAATCTGAAGGTTTAAAATACAATGAGTTATCTAAACAGGTGTCAGTAATTTCACTTGCACATTCTAGATCATATAGTAGCAAATCAGGTAGATCAAGCGGTAAACTGTCAAAATCAGTTGAAAGTAGATCATCTCACTCGAAATCAGTTGGAAGTAAGGCATCACAGTCGAAATCGTGCGAAATAACAAAGAGGAATAGTTTTAATAGCAATGTTGGTAGTATAATGGTAAGCGACGAGAATATGAAGGAGAATATGGAGACAGAGGAGTTAGCAGAAACCAAGTCAAGATGGACATTTAAAGGGTTTTTGCAGGAACTAAAATCCGTAGAGGTAATTTTGTCCACACTGTACTTCTCACTAAATGTGATTTCAATCACATACTCACAACAATCTTACACAATCATTTATAGCGCAGACTCATTCCTGCTGCAGTTCGCAGAATACGTGCTGCCATTCTCATTTATCCCCTGCATCTTGTTCATGTTTATAACTAGGTGCATTTCACCATATACACTGATAATGGGAATTGGAGTAATCTGGGCCTTGATGCAACTATGCTCGATGTTCTACGATTACACGGCAGGAATCTTCATTGTCATTTTCTTCAACATCTGCTACAGTATATATAACACCCAGGTGTATATCTACATCGAGTCGGTAGTTAATAAGGATTACTACTCAAGCGTTCTAGGATTCCTTAACACAATGGGAGGGTTCAGCCTATTACTGAATATTTTCTTAATTAGTCCGATAACAGATAAGAATGTCATCTGGACGATTAATCTTACACTGCTAGTACTGAGGGTATTATTCCTGTTCGTCTTCACCTTTATATTTCTCAGAAAACATAGAGGGAAGTGGGAAATTATCAAGCCTACAACTTCATAA
- a CDS encoding Major Facilitator Superfamily protein has translation MKVFWLYRLILYFIISTTIGPYYDGWSSTAKYLISEGVFSKLCQDGDEPPKLFYLKPLCDHQAYTVGRLLSFYRISEFLSSIFTGIFMDNLGPKFTVLFSIILRVVSWILIPLCTNVHAVIILSCILCGISSNGIAFPVFTIAQYSKKYFNACMVAISVSLSFGTFYTFILNRIKYWLSDYKPINIIVFMLILTHLPIFILSLFLFPNSLEKDVKLNITEEMHSKKQKSLSETREEALYIPNNKWEFKTFLSILGRIDILVLSFASMVNVISLTFAQESFPILYGDNKTALTVNEILIPLSFVFSILSTFVLNKVGSVPIILFLNVISAVMHMTMFFTNLPASVFTSILMSLNYSLFMTQYYIYLDSQVPIQYQGSIKGFLVTLIGFVLFVNIGLNYLSKTYFYTREIHLAIMAIRFLVSLPLYFFLKRELPSRSKSFDMA, from the coding sequence atgaAGGTATTCTGGCTGTATCGATTGATTCTATACTTCATTATCTCAACAACCATCGGACCGTACTACGATGGCTGGTCCTCCACAGCTAAGTATTTGATTAGCGAAGGAGTATTTTCTAAGTTGTGTCAGGACGGAGATGAGCCACCAAAGCTGTTTTACCTAAAGCCTCTGTGTGACCATCAGGCTTACACTGTGGGCAGATTACTGTCATTTTACAGGATTTCAGAGTTTTTGTCAAGCATTTTCACTGGGATTTTCATGGACAACCTTGGCCCTAAATTTACCGTTTTATTTTCGATAATACTCAGGGTTGTTTCTTGGATTTTGATACCCTTATGTACCAACGTTCACGCAGTTATCATCCTCTCTTGTATCCTCTGTGGCATTTCCTCTAATGGAATTGCGTTCCCAGTATTCACTATCGCACAATACTCTAAGAAATACTTCAATGCGTGCATGGTTGCAATTTCCGTTTCTCTGAGTTTCGGCACGTTCTACACATTCATCCTCAACCGTATTAAGTACTGGCTCTCAGATTACAAGCCCATCAACATCATTGTTTTCATGCTCATTCTAACACATTTGCCCATTTTTATACTCTCCCTGTTTCTGTTCCCAAACTCCCTGGAGAAAGATGTAAAGCTTAATATAACAGAAGAAATGCACTCTAAGAAGCAAAAATCCCTGTCTGAAACTCGTGAAGAAGCTTTATACATTCCCAACAATAAGTGGGAATTTAAGACCTTTTTATCGATTCTTGGCCGAATTGATATCCTCGTTTTGTCTTTCGCCTCCATGGTGAATGTGATTTCACTCACTTTTGCTCAGGAGTCATTCCCTATTTTGTATGGTGACAACAAAACTGCTCTAACTGTTAACGAGATTTTAATCCCGCTCTCGTTTGTTTTTTCCATACTTTCAACCTTTGTTCTCAACAAAGTTGGTTCCGTTCCCATCATCCTCTTCCTCAACGTCATCAGCGCAGTCATGCACATGACAATGTTTTTCACCAACTTACCCGCCTCTGTCTTCACAAGCATTTTAATGTCACTAAACTACAGTCTTTTCATGACGCAGTACTACATTTATTTGGACAGCCAAGTTCCTATACAGTACCAAGGAAGTATTAAGGGGTTCCTCGTCACTCTTATAGGCTTTGTACTCTTTGTTAATATTGGACTTAATTATCTTTCCAAGACTTACTTCTACACCAGGGAGATACACCTAGCAATTATGGCAATAAGGTTTTTGGTGAGTTTGCCGCTGTACTTTTTCCTAAAGCGAGAGTTGCCTTCACGCTCAAAGTCGTTTGACATGGCATAA
- the grwd1 gene encoding WD domain G-beta repeat protein, with the protein MVESKSHDSCNDESDPEDQNNHDLNDNDTELEDDDNFEIEEDDVNELEDENDDNTGESTPKSQKLVWRNDERPLNSDEELELSPGCYDMLHRITLDWSCLSFDILKDDLGACRVNYPFECYVVSGTQPGTSKGMDSLIHVMRWSNLTKNFGELDDDEEEDEDDCVFRISSIKHKGIVNRIKACPQNSRLVCSMSDTGNVHIWDIQNQLNNISSDNWKSESPHKKKPLFSCSLHESEGYAVSWNPLVNGRLATGSCDGSLVQWEPVEGSWNNTKPLQLDTSIEDLKWSYTDSNLLLSGSCDGLLRLVDVRNGKVVTKVTVSETDLNSISLNSIDNNLVLTGSEDGSVKIFDLRYPETYLSNLKWHKKAITCVDWHPLDSSVCSVSCRDDSISIWDVSIEAESATNSDIPQQLLFLHMGQTEITELMFHRNIPGVVISTALDGFNIFKTINVD; encoded by the exons ATGGTAGAATCTAAATCACATGATTCGTGTAACGATGAATCTGATCCCGAAGATCAAAACAATCATGATTTAAATGACAATGACACTGAATTagaagatgatgataattttgaaataGAAGAAGATGATGTTAATGAGTTGgaagatgaaaatgatGATAACACAGGAGAAAGTACTCCGAAATCCCAAAAATTGGTCTGGAGAAATGACGAAAGGCCTTTAAATAGCG ATGAGGAGTTGGAACTATCACCTGGATGTTACGATATGCTTCACAGGATTACTCTTGATTGGTCTTGCCTTTCgtttgatattttaaaggaCGATCTTGGTGCCTGCAGGGTCAATTATCCCTTTGAATGTTACGTTGTTTCTGGAACTCAACCTGGCACTTCGAAGGGCATGGATTCCCTTATTCACGTCATGAGGTGGTCAAATTTGACCAAGAATTTCGGCGAGCTTGATGATGACgaagaagaagatgaagatgatTGTGTTTTTCGAATTTCCAGCATAAAACATAAAGGAATTGTCAATCGCATTAAAGCTTGCCCTCAAAACAGTAGACTGGTGTGCTCAATGTCAGATACAGGCAATGTACACATTTGGGATATACAAAATCAACTTAACAACATCAGCTCag ATAACTGGAAGTCTGAATCTCCTCATAAAAAGAAACCTTTGTTTTCTTGTTCTTTACATGAATCTGAAGGATATGCTGTTTCTTGGAATCCTTTGGTTAACGGCAGACTTGCCACTGGATCCTGTGATGGTTCTCTTGTTCAATGGGAGCCTGTTGAAGGCAGTTGGAATAACACAAAACCACTTCAACTCGACACCTCAATTGAAGACTTAAAGTGGAGTTATACCGACTCGAATTTACTTTTGTCTGGTTCTTGTGATGGACTTTTAAG gCTTGTCGATGTTAGAAATGGCAAGGTGGTTACAAAAGTAACTGTTTCAGAAACTGATCTTAACTCCATATCTCTAAATTCCatagataataatttggttCTGACTGGGTCTGAGGACGGGTCAGTAAAGATATTCGACCTTCGATATCCTGAAACTTACCTTTCAAACCTAAAATGGCACAAAAAGGCTATAACTTGCGTAGATTGGCATCCACTCGACTCATCAGTTTGTTCTGTAAGTTGTAGGGATGACTCCATCTCAATTTGGGACGTCTCAATTGAGGCTGAAAGTGCAACTAACTCGGACATTCCTCAACAGCTTCTTTTCCTACATATGGGCCAGACCGAAATTACAGAGCTGATGTTCCATAGAAATATTCCTGGAGTCGTAATCTCAACTGCTCTAGACggatttaacatttttaagaCCATCAATGTTGATTAG
- a CDS encoding Major Facilitator Superfamily protein produces the protein MKIRTIRIPVRMGNYTYRLHDFKIKCRFGIRLFIYFILLIFVGPYFGNWTTTEKYLCRIDVYASECSLSDRMVPATDSFRCPAQRFMIAKLGSIIRSSVLTIGFVMGLLLDILGPKVTFLIGIIMRIVTWLIFSVKHASNSAIVFSSVLLGLSRNAIAYPTLTIYMYTTNFKEYATTVMGIGITLAGLYIMVIERLLGFTGADPHRFTLYSVLTTHIPCLFIGLILFPWKSPTPKVKHKATKSIEHIDDQISTDDLVSTDGKNTPSSDLTLKTFSQSSVRDSKISDFSSMDTGLSAYSKDGIDKGYKDNTMIRIERSGSESSDVDLDAHVQTEISMDDSQWNLKKFVKYLKSLEYSVTCSYFVLNFLDFYFMQMMFSTMYGEYNDVMVLNEYLVSFSFILTFFIGLLYKVFNPLTILIFSNMFGIISHFIAFSGTRVAGYFTASTLIAYASILFTQIYIYIQSTFDSKYFGSLVGTVNTFSGISMFFNIALISLVEKFSCINYIHIAMIIARSIFEVALIFLNFNRKKRTKSI, from the exons ATGAAGATAAGGACGATCCGAATCCCCGTTCGTATGGGCAACTATACGTATAGGCTACATGATTTTAAGATAAAATGCAGATTTGGAATTAGACTCTTTATATATTTCATCCTGTTAATCTTTGTCGGTCCTTACTTTGGAAATTGGACTACCACAGAGAAGTATCTGTGCAGAATTGACGTTTACGCCAGCGAATGTAGTTTATCTGACCGGATGGTCCCGGCAACAGATAGTTTTCGGTGCCCTGCACAACGATTCATGATAGCTAAACTGGGATCAATCATAAGGTCATCGGTCCTCACAATTGGATTTGTCATGGGCCTTCTGTTGGATATCCTTGGTCCAAAagtaacatttttaattggCATAATAATGAGAATCGTGACTTGGCTAATCTTCTCAGTTAAACACGCCAGTAACTCAGCAATAGTATTCAGTTCAGTGCTTTTGGGTTTGTCGAGAAACGCTATAGCATATCCGACCCTGACCATTTACATGTACACAACTAACTTTAAGGAATATGCAACCACGGTAATGGGTATAGGAATCACCTTAGCAGGTTTGTATATTATGGTAATTGAACGTCTGCTCGGTTTTACGGGAGCAGATCCACATCGCTTTACACTATACTCAGTACTGACGACACACATTCCATGTTTGTTTATTGGTCTCATATTATTTCCATGGAAGTCACCAACTCCAAAGGTTAAACATAAGGCAACTAAATCTATAGAGCACATTGATGACCAGATATCTACAGATGATTTAGTATCCACAGATGGGAAGAATACACCTAGTTCTGATTTAACACTCAAAACCTTTTCACAATCATCTGTTAGAGATTCCAAGATCTCAGACTTCAGTTCCATGGATACAGGATTATCGGCTTATTCCAAAGATGGCATTGATAAag gATATAAAGATAACACAATGATAAGAATTGAAAGATCAGGAAGTGAATCCAGTGACGTGGATTTAGATGCACATGTACAAACTGAAATATCAATGGATGATTCACAATGGAACTTGAAGAagtttgtaaaatatttgaagaGCCTAGAGTACTCGGTAACATGCTCGTATTTCGTTTTGAATTTTCTAGACTTTTATTTTATGCAGATGATGTTCTCCACAATGTACGGAGAATACAATGACGTGATGGTGCTGAACGAATATTTGGTATCATTTAGCTTTATTTTAACGTTTTTTATTGGATTATTGTACAAAGTCTTCAACCCGCTTACGATACTGATTTTCTCAAACATGTTTGGAATAATATCACACTTCATAGCCTTTAGCGGTACGAGAGTGGCAGGCTACTTCACAGCCTCCACACTCATCGCATACGCCTCAATACTCTTTACGCagatttatatttacatcCAGTCGACGTTTGACTCAAAGTATTTTGGAAGCCTTGTGGGCACAGTCAACACATTCTCTGGAATCTCAATGTTCTTCAACATCGCCCTCATTTCACTCGTCGAGAAGTTCAGCTGCATCAACTACATACACATCGCAATGATTATTGCCAGATCAATCTTTGAAGTAGCCTTAATCTTTTTGAACTTCAACCGCAAAAAAAGAACAAAATccatttaa
- a CDS encoding PX domain protein: MDLSRFSVSVKKGKSHRFQYEINIAYNDWSWSRYRTFAEFEELQRDLEQNFCDVPSLPDIEFAAGLGALEHLHNAVDYLDTFLKELFNRPDTRCSQHLLEFVDLIHYLDEVPTPPVSKLISTTSAYNHSVSDCVVLENECALIVAYEEKTFLSKLGKLWSFIELETLGAIKIFQYDEFEYKFVEKKCLTFTQKVRCIRYDEDSKILVMGTDFGFIKRFRLLFKEDSIEFEEIDTLKLHENAILSINIYDGHYYTSGYDGNIRKVNVKSNRVVAGGRLTKRLNGHKIMTSTVNKDVMLVGSSNNDILSYYMEREIPVLVNTTKVVEPLDIRKILVCGKNLFISHGNTISCYPYNKTTVDLSGNNAKPKLQANTIELCTLVGSNTSNSTANVDKSVNVSIPGVNRSAKFSPSSSGSILHTNKVYSIVLRSKNKQLVAGHDEVITIWCTTSGRMLFIWKAHRDEQVHFLHLMEKDDLLLSGGSDGRIRLWKLPEDEKLTLWTPSQNSTTYVHQ, from the exons ATGGACCTCTCGAGATTTTCAGTTTCTGTAAAAAAAGGTAAATCGCATAGATTTCAATATGAAATCAACATCGCATATAACGATTGGAGCTGGTCGA ggTATAGAACCTTCGCGGAATTTGAGGAACTTCAGCGGGATTTGGAGCAGAATTTTTGTGATGTTCCTTCCCTCCCAGATATAGAATTTGCAGCAGGATTAGGTGCTCTAGAACACCTTCATAACGCTGTGGATTATTTAgatacatttttaaag gAATTATTTAACAGACCAGATACAAGATGTAGTCAACATCTTTTGGAATTTGTTGATTTAATTCACTATCTTGATGAGGTTCCTACACCACCAGTG agtaaattaatttcaacCACAAGTGCCTACAACCATTCAGTTTCAGACTGTGTTGTTCTGGAAAATGAATGTGCTCTTATCGTCGCTTATGAA GAGAAAACATTTTTGAGTAAACTCGGTAAATTATGGTCCTTTATCGAGCTGGAAACTTTAGGAgcaataaaaatatttcaatATG ACGAGTttgaatataaatttgttgaaaagAAGTGTTTGACATTTACACAAAAGGTTCGATGTATTCGTTACGACGAGGATTCAAAAATATTAGTTATGGGTACAGATTTCGGATTTATTAAACGCTTTCGACTCTTATTTAAGGAAGATAGCATTGAATTTGAGGAAATTGACACCTTAAAGCTACATGAAAACGCAATACTATCAATTAACATATACGACGGTCACTATTACACATCAGGTTATGACGGAAACATCAGAAAGGTGAATGTAAAGAGTAACAGAGTAGTTGCAGGAGGACGGTTAACTAAACGTTTAAATGgtcataaaataatgacTTCAACAGTTAATAAAGACGTAATGTTAGTGGGCTCATCAAATAATGACATATTATCGTATTATATGGAACGGGAGATACCAGTACTAGTAAATACTACAAAAGTGGTGGAACCACTTGATATTAGGAAGATTCTAGTGTGCGGAAAGAATCTGTTCATATCCCACGGGAACACAATTTCATGTTATCCATACAATAAAACTACAGTGGATTTGTCCGGGAATAACGCTAAGCCTAAGCTCCAGGCAAACACAATTGAATTGTGTACTCTAGTGGGTTCAAACACTAGTAACAGCACTGCTAATGTTGATAAGAGTGTGAATGTGAGTATACCTGGAGTTAACAGGAGTGCGAAATTCTCGCCCAGTTCAAGCGGCTCAATTTTACATACAAATAAGGTCTACTCGATTGTTTTGAGGAGCAAAAATAAACAGCTAGTCGCAGGCCACGAT GAAGTAATAACTATTTGGTGCACGACCTCTGGGAGAATGTTGTTTATATGGAAGGCACACCGGGACGAG CAAGTTCACTTCCTACACCTCATGGAAAAGGACGATTTGCTCCTCTCTGGCGGATCAGACGGCAGGATTAGACTGTGGAAGCTCCCTGAAGATGAAAAGTTGACGCTCTGGACCCCATCCCAAAATTCGACGACGTATGTACACCAATAA